A window of Hyalangium gracile contains these coding sequences:
- a CDS encoding chemotaxis protein CheW: MSTLHVVFKVAGAEYAIPASEVLQMESFTGATPVPGAPPHVAGLVQVRGRVVPVVDARARFGMPAAERTLDSRVVVGQLGTRTVGLLVDSAREVMKLAPEQLQPPPPLVAEQARGFVKAVAQLGPRLVMLIDFSRVIGEEKVHAD; encoded by the coding sequence ATGAGCACGCTCCACGTGGTGTTCAAGGTTGCGGGGGCCGAGTACGCCATCCCCGCCTCCGAAGTCCTGCAGATGGAGTCCTTCACCGGGGCCACGCCCGTGCCCGGAGCGCCCCCGCATGTGGCGGGGCTGGTGCAGGTGCGAGGCCGGGTGGTGCCGGTGGTGGATGCCAGGGCGCGCTTCGGCATGCCGGCCGCGGAGCGGACGCTGGACTCGCGCGTGGTGGTGGGCCAGCTCGGCACGCGCACCGTGGGGCTGCTGGTGGACAGCGCCCGCGAGGTGATGAAGCTGGCGCCCGAGCAGCTCCAGCCGCCGCCCCCGCTGGTGGCGGAGCAGGCGCGAGGTTTCGTGAAGGCCGTGGCCCAGCTCGGCCCGCGGCTGGTGATGCTCATCGATTTCTCCCGAGTCATCGGGGAGGAGAAGGTTCATGCCGACTGA
- a CDS encoding chemotaxis protein CheA: MSVDLADFLPAYLTEVEELLGAANTHLLALETAARQRSASPRHVRELFRALHTIKGLSAMIDVETIVSIAHWMETALRQADHAGGRLPESSIEPLMEGLRAIEQRVRQLALGKPIAEVPRALLERLEALDLNAPGRASTQTASARLELEPTLAAKLSTSEQEQLLAGVNGGRRAIRLDYVPSAERAAAGLTINTVRERLGKLAEIVKVIPVAGPTSGAGNLTFALLLLTSTEDAVLLEAVGGPPAKVTPLSSVPAEPAPAPAASALPDESSLFEEERAAAEPRRAGVLRVEVSRLDEALERLAALVVNRSKLARAVAELTAAGAPTRELVQVLQENARQLRDLRAAILHLRMVRVGDVLERMPLLLRGLRRTTGKQARLVMDVGDAELDKAVADRLLPALVHLVRNAMDHALERPDERRAAGKPEEGVVRLACHARTSGRLELTVSDDGRGVDVAAVAARAGVPVPGSSAELLELLCRPGLSTRASANATSGRGMGMDIVKRIIVDQLGGELSLETQPGKGTTFSLCVPLTITILDAFVFECAALRYAVPVSAVEEIIEVDTAHLVRPPGLGDGGVTLVERRGQAVPLVRLERLLQRDDGRAAPGPKAFVVRQRGTPVAFAVDRLLGQQEIVLRPLEDPLVQVPGVAGATDLGDGQPTLVLDLPALGAARGGAARAERPAQRGGVA; the protein is encoded by the coding sequence TTGAGCGTCGATCTGGCGGACTTCCTCCCCGCCTACCTCACCGAGGTGGAGGAGCTGCTCGGGGCCGCGAACACCCACCTGCTGGCGCTGGAGACGGCCGCCCGGCAGCGCTCGGCCAGCCCTCGCCACGTGCGGGAGCTGTTCCGCGCCCTGCACACCATCAAGGGCCTGTCGGCGATGATCGACGTGGAGACCATCGTCTCCATCGCCCACTGGATGGAGACGGCCCTGCGTCAGGCGGACCACGCCGGCGGGCGGCTGCCCGAGTCCAGCATCGAGCCGCTGATGGAGGGCCTGCGCGCCATCGAGCAGCGCGTGCGTCAGCTCGCCCTGGGCAAGCCCATCGCGGAGGTGCCCCGGGCGCTGCTGGAGCGGCTGGAGGCCCTGGACCTCAACGCCCCGGGACGCGCCAGCACCCAGACCGCCTCCGCGAGGCTGGAGCTGGAGCCCACGCTCGCCGCGAAGCTCTCCACGTCCGAGCAGGAGCAGCTCCTGGCGGGCGTGAACGGCGGCCGCCGGGCGATCCGGCTGGACTACGTTCCCTCGGCCGAGCGCGCCGCCGCCGGCCTCACCATCAACACCGTGCGCGAGCGCCTGGGCAAGCTCGCGGAGATCGTCAAGGTCATCCCCGTGGCGGGCCCCACCTCGGGGGCGGGAAACCTCACCTTCGCGCTGCTGCTGCTCACGAGCACGGAGGACGCGGTGCTGCTCGAGGCGGTGGGCGGCCCTCCCGCGAAGGTGACGCCGCTCTCGTCCGTTCCGGCCGAGCCTGCTCCCGCCCCCGCGGCTTCGGCGCTCCCCGACGAGTCGTCCCTCTTCGAGGAGGAGCGGGCGGCCGCCGAGCCTCGCCGTGCTGGCGTGCTGCGCGTGGAGGTGTCCCGCCTGGACGAGGCGCTGGAGCGGCTGGCCGCGCTCGTCGTCAACCGCTCGAAGCTGGCGCGCGCCGTGGCGGAGCTCACCGCGGCCGGGGCTCCCACGCGCGAGCTGGTCCAGGTGCTCCAGGAGAACGCGCGCCAGCTGAGGGATCTGCGCGCCGCCATCCTCCACCTGCGCATGGTGCGCGTGGGCGACGTGCTGGAGCGCATGCCGCTGCTGCTGCGAGGGCTGCGCCGCACCACCGGCAAGCAGGCGCGGCTGGTGATGGACGTGGGAGACGCGGAGCTGGACAAGGCGGTGGCGGACCGGCTGCTGCCCGCGCTCGTCCATCTGGTGCGCAACGCCATGGACCACGCCCTGGAGCGGCCCGACGAGCGCCGCGCCGCGGGCAAGCCCGAGGAGGGCGTGGTGCGCCTGGCCTGCCATGCGCGCACCAGCGGGCGGCTCGAGCTGACCGTGAGCGATGACGGGCGCGGGGTGGATGTGGCCGCCGTGGCCGCGCGCGCCGGGGTGCCCGTGCCCGGCTCCTCCGCCGAGCTGCTGGAGCTGCTGTGCCGCCCGGGCCTGTCCACCCGCGCCTCCGCGAACGCCACCAGCGGGCGCGGCATGGGCATGGACATCGTCAAGCGCATCATCGTGGATCAGCTGGGCGGCGAGCTGAGCTTGGAGACGCAGCCCGGCAAGGGCACGACGTTCAGCCTGTGCGTGCCCCTCACCATCACCATCCTGGACGCCTTCGTCTTCGAGTGCGCCGCCCTGCGCTACGCGGTGCCGGTGAGCGCGGTGGAGGAGATCATCGAGGTGGACACCGCCCACCTCGTCCGGCCCCCGGGGCTGGGCGACGGAGGGGTGACGCTGGTGGAGCGCCGGGGCCAGGCCGTCCCGCTGGTGCGCCTGGAGCGGCTGCTGCAGCGGGATGATGGGCGCGCGGCGCCGGGGCCCAAGGCCTTCGTCGTCCGGCAGCGCGGCACGCCCGTGGCCTTCGCCGTCGACCGGCTGCTCGGCCAGCAGGAGATCGTCCTGCGTCCGCTCGAGGATCCGCTCGTCCAGGTGCCCGGGGTGGCGGGGGCCACGGACCTGGGAGATGGTCAGCCCACGCTGGTGCTGGACCTGCCCGCGCTGGGCGCGGCACGTGGAGGCGCTGCCCGCGCGGAGCGCCCGGCGCAGAGAGGAGGCGTGGCATGA
- a CDS encoding response regulator: MPEVLVVDDSKVMRDMVVACLRPYPGLAFTHASSGLEAIERLSLKPYDLIILDLNMPDIGGIEVVEFVRSQDTLRHLPIVIVTTRGDEASRARALEVGADRFMTKPFTPDAILGEVKGLLERGRG, from the coding sequence ATGCCCGAAGTACTCGTCGTCGATGACAGCAAGGTGATGCGGGACATGGTGGTGGCCTGCCTGCGGCCCTACCCCGGGCTCGCCTTCACCCATGCCTCCAGCGGCCTGGAGGCCATCGAGCGGCTGTCCCTCAAGCCGTATGATCTCATCATCCTCGACCTGAACATGCCGGACATCGGCGGCATCGAGGTGGTGGAGTTCGTGCGCAGCCAGGACACGCTGCGCCACCTGCCCATCGTCATCGTCACCACCCGTGGGGACGAGGCCTCGCGCGCCAGGGCCCTCGAGGTCGGCGCCGACCGCTTCATGACGAAGCCCTTCACTCCCGACGCCATCCTCGGAGAGGTGAAGGGGCTGCTGGAGCGGGGGCGCGGTTGA